Within the Phaseolus vulgaris cultivar G19833 chromosome 9, P. vulgaris v2.0, whole genome shotgun sequence genome, the region AAAGAAATATTGATCTTTTTACCAAGCAAACTCATCTGATCAAGCATCATTTCTGCATCCCTAACAGACCCACAGGATTTTGCAGCAATAAAGTCCAAAGCTTCCTGTTCAAAATCAAGACTTTCTTCGGCGCAAATATTTTGTAATCTGCATACAATGTCAGCGTCTTTAACCTTTGGAAAGTGATACCTCTGGGCACGGGAAACCACAGTCCGAGGAAGCTTATCCAAATCAGGAGTGATCATCACAAAAACAACATGTTGAGAAAGGTTCTCTAGACTATTTGAAATGCTTGCCCATGTCTCCCCGTTCAATAGCTGGCACTCATCAACAATGAAAACCTTGAAACGCGAAGAGACTGGAGGGATGCTTGAACTCTTAACAAGGGATTTAACCTGGTCGGTGCGATTGATTCTCACAGAATCCACTTCCTTAACATCTTTACTTCTTCCAGAAAAGAATATAATACATTCTCTGCATAGGCCACATGGCCTCTGCTCCTCAAAAGAAAGGCAATTCAGTGCAGCAGCAAATATCCTAGATGCAGATGTCTTGCCGGTGCCACGCGGACCATAGAAGAGGTAAAATGATGTTATTCTTCCTCTGGAGATAGCCCCCAACAAAGACCTCACTACCACATTTTGTCCCACCAAATCACTAAATGATTTAGGCCTAAATTTCATGGACAAACTCCTAGGAGTTTCCAAATTCAGACTAATCCCACCACCATTGTGTCTCATGCTTCTGTGTGAATGAAGATCTGACTCGTCAACTCGCTGAGATATCAAAGGACGGTCTTCTATCTCACCATATAGATTTGATTCTCTAAATCTTGGTGATCTTGACCAACAGCAGCTTATTCCACACCCGTTATCATTATTATCTAAACCATCCATATCTTGATTTATACCTACTGAACCACTGTAGGGTGAGAAAGCATCATAACCAGAAGGGTATGGACTAGCATTGCCATCATCAGTACTGCCTACTAACTCTGATGGTTTTACTTTATTCTTGCGCAGAGACTTTTTTGCTGACTTAGAGCAATCTAATCTCCCTAATTGAGATGATCTAGCAGTTGCTATATAACATGAATCCCCATCCTTGAAATCATTGTTACTTGGAAGCACAATACGAGCCAAGTCCAATTCTTTACTCCCATGGTTGCTACCACAGCTTTCACTTTTACGCTTAGAGTAAACTAGTTCACCATCTTGTTGGACACCCTGACAAGAAATTCCACTAGGCTTCAACCTTGAGTTGAATACAAAATCAGCATCATTCTGCTCCCATTGTCCCTTGAAACCTAAAATTCTTGATCTGAGAGCAGCATTGTCATCAGAATCACGTGGCCGTGCAGCATCAGAAAACCGCAGGGAAATCTCATTAGCAGAACCGTTTTCCCAGTGCACATTATCAACCAAAGAAGAGAGTTTGCTCATAGAATTAGTTGAAGGATCCCTCAATGACCTGACTCTCCTCAATGCCACAAGAGTTTTAGAAATTGGAATATCAACTGAATGCCGCCGCCCTTCCATCATCATCTCACACTTAGAAAGTCAGAATCCACTACAAACAATGCAACCTTCACTACCTGCAAGACATACAAAACATCAACACAAAGCGAAATAGAAATCACACAGAGAGTTTGCACTACAAAAAGGGGTGGGGGACATAACACAACCCAGCAAAGCAAAGCACAAAAACGCAGTTCTCTATACCTCCTATACACCACTTCAAGAAAACATACAAAGATAATGTGgtcaaaataaacaataatgaTACATCAACACCTTATCATTCTTAAACACTTTATTAAACCTTCTTCATTTTATAtttctctctctatctcttctttctttatCTCTCTAGCTCCcactttcttttttaaaatctcAAGGTGGTCTACCTGTCATTTctccaaaacaaaataaaaatttgtagaAAAATGTAAAAGTTCACCCATATGGGGTGGATTGGGAACTGAAAAAGAGAGATAAGAAAATGGtacatacaataaaaaaataggatagtaaatagtaaagaaaatagaaacaacaaagaaaacGAGAGAGATGAAAAGATAGAAACACAGAAAATCAAGTATAACTTAATGCCAACAACATATGTAATTGGCCTGCAAGTAAATGAATTATTTAATGGCTAAAAAAGACAAGTGATGTCCAACAGTAGAAAACGACCTTGAACAACACAGAGCAGCAAGCAATCCCATTGAGGCACTAACGTTTCCTCTCCCCTGCAGTGGAACACATGCCGAAGCGGTTTATATTCCCACAGCAATatgataacaaaataaaaacaaaaaaatataaaagaacaGAAACGTGGAGGAGGGAGAGAATCTGGAGTTCAAATTTCCATAACATAAAATAATGCATGAGGAGAGAAAAAACAAAGCTAAAGGACAAAGTTGAAACGAGGGAAAACCAGTTACAGAGAGGCAGAAAGAAACCtgggaagagaaaaagaagtaaatGTGGTAGAAGCAGCAGTGTTGAATGCAAGGAGGGAGATATAGAAGGGGGAGTGGCAAAACAGTAAATGTTGTAAATGTGATGGGTGGTGAGATGAGTGCAGTTAAGAGGTTCGGGTTTGAGAGGTTTGTTGGGAGTCTCTCGACCAACGAGCCCTTTTCAGAAAGGAGAGGGTAGTTTGGTAATTTGAGATAATGGTTTCGGTTAATTtagttgaaagaaaaaaaaaaacaaaaaaaactgaGGTTACTGTCGGATCCTGATGCTTACTTTTCTCCTCAAGTTGTTCCACATTGCATTCTTTGCTTGCTTCACTTTCCGAGGCCTAGGACCAGCACACTCCTGTGCCCCCCACAAGGTTGCTCACTCTCCTACGCtacaatttattaattattgctAAAATCTCAATTATTTCGTACAACTTTGTCTTTTTAGTATCTTTGCACTTTACACTAGTACTACTACATTAGTCAATGCTGTCTTTTATACTACAAAATCAGCTATGAGATAAACAATGTATAAaagtaaggaaaaaaaaatcactgttttcaaaattttaaattagggataatatttttattttttataataatttcttcatattttattaatgtaaCTGATACAGATCTTAGATCCTCCATCAAGTATATAAGCTAAGCTGACAAAAATAtgaatccattttttttataaagtttattataaagtttagttgaatttaaaatttactttcaaatattatattaaaattatatagaaTTTATCATATTGAGAATCTGTTAATTTATTAGtatcaatatataattttatgtatgagttaacaaattttgaaatgaaaaatatgttgaagaacttgtattaattaaagaaaattatatttatatacaagttgatacaaattttatattagtataaattaattttataaatttaagctAACTTAAATTTTTCTTTGAGGGGCATCTATTATTTAGGTTTTCGATATCGAAGAATAACATGAGACAAATTAGTCAAACTTCTTCGTATTCAAAGTACTCAAAATATTGGGGTTTGTGTAGTTTACAATTATCATGCATATTTTCTGCTCATTTACTACCACCTCCTAAATTATATCTTATTTTACCCATTCCGATTTCCCTTAAAACtgatgtttttgttttataCTATACTAttcttatttctaatttttctcatataaaatagtataagaaaaaaaatatataacttcaCTTACATATCAAATAAATGATCTATTTACGTTAtattttactaatattttagtaCCTTCGTTCTCATTTAAGGAAAGTGGCTAACtatattatgttttattaatattttcattttgagtgGCAATTTTTTTGAagattctttttatttatttggtaTTTACAAAGTTTAAGATCACATCAgttattcttttattaattatatatttatgtaacttttaatatttaaataatttttaattagatgaaaaagaaaaggataaaataataaactgcataaatattttattataatcaaACAGATGTATTATAACGTTTAAATTTACCTTTTAGATTTTATTATGTCATATTATCTTATAATAACTTATAtttcaatatataaattttataagacttgcattttaataatattttttttcataaattcagTAGAAAATAGAGttgtttttaagataaaaataactttttattcttATAACTAAAATGATATTTGATATCCTgagtttcaaattttataatacatCAGCATGTTTTAATGTCTTATAAGATTcaaataaaatcttataaacTTGAGTATATaacttttacaaaaaaaaaaatatttttaatattttatctaaaATCATCTTACTCCATTCTCTGGAATAATTACTCACTTTATTTGAATAgatcataaaaatatttggaTAAATAATAGGTCTTGCGTAAATTGCAAGGATAATTAATACTTCCTTCATTctaaaaataatagtttaaaaaaattatgagaaatAAATTTAGACCAAAATATCATTGCAAGTAATACATTATTAGTTATATATAAGGATAaagttattatataaaaaaaaaacataaatgaacaaaatcgaatagagatgaacaaaagagaagaaagaaagataaaGGACATGTGAATAAAttttcttatgtttttttttttaaatcaaagcAGTGAGTAAGAATATATAtaagtagtacactcattctagatCTAACTAAAGAGAAATGATGTAAAATAAAGagtcaataaaggttaaaattagaaaaagacaaaataaatacTAGACATGTGTACAAACTAAAACAATtaagaattagaaaagacaaaaactATATTAGCTTTCTTGAAGAAGCTTTGTATTTATATCCTTTGATATCCCCGCAAGTTGGGGAACAAATATTATGAGACTTAACTTGGAACAAATACTCTTGAAAGATTGAGGACTCAAGGCTTTGGTATAAATGTCAATCAATTGCTCTGTGGTGAaaatgggaagcaaatggatCAGAACCTTCTTCAATTTTTCCCTAACAATGTGACTATATTTTTATGTGTTCGCACTGGATTTGATGCAATGTATCTTGCTGAGTCATTGTCATAGTAGAAATGGTTGCTCAAAAGAAActgaaatcttgaagaagataagttaaccattgaatttcacatgtaataGTGGTCATTGCTCTATACTCAACTTCACAATAACTCCTTGATATTGTTCtttgcttctttgattttcaggATATGAGGGAAttcccaagatacacactaaaatcagtctgattgtcttgaatcactacatttgcccaatcactatcacaagAGGCTTTTAGATGAGTAGAAgtgttggaagagaaaaataaactaagaCTTTGAGCTCCTTTAATATATTTGAGAATTCTAATTGTCGCAATATAGTAGTGAGCAATTATACACTTAACAAGAAATTGAGAAAATTGTTGCACATAAAATGTTATGTAAAGTTAGTAAGATACATAagtcttccaatcaatcttTTGCAGGCTTGAATATCTGTGAAAGGAACACTCCTATTAGAAGACAATTTTGcatgattatcaataggagtgAGTGTAGGTTTGCAAGCTAAAAGACCTGCATATATTACCATTTCAAGTGAATATTCACCATTATCCCTTtcttacttcttgctacttttagaccaagaaaatatattaaatctCCAAAATCCTTAATTTTCGAATGTCTGATTTAAGGCTCATTTGATTCGATGAATGTCCTCTTTATCATTTTCTGTCAATactatatcatccacatacgccaataatgttgtaaaagatCTTTTAGAAGAATTAACGAACAAGtaatgatcattcatagattgagtatatcttgcaaaaagaaaaaaagatgacAGTTTTGCAAACCACTCTCTGCTAGCTTGCTTAAGTCCATATAAAgtcttttttaatttacaaactTATCTTGGTtgaatagaagtcaatccaggaggaTAAATCATGTACACATATTCTTTCAACTCTCCATGTAAAAAGGTATTatttatgtctaattgtttcaacTCTTAATTATAGATAGAAGTTACAGATAGAAACAACCTTATGGTGGTAATCTTTGCTACTAGAGAGAAAGTATCAAGGTAGACAATGACATGTTTGTGTGTATCCCTTTGCTACCAGTCTGGTTTTATACCTTTCAACTGTTCCATTAAccttatacttttttttaataccaTTTGTAAGGCCGTTTTGTCCTCAGGCATAAGAACAATCCCCCATGTTTGATTTGACTCAaaagcagatatctcacattgtataACTTTTCTCCTACAGTCATGTTTCACAACTTCATAATAAGTGTTTGACTCAAGACGTGAAGAAAGAGACACAACAATAGGTGTCTAATATTAGAGTCAAATTTCTATGGAATATTGTCTAATATTATTCAATTCAAGTACATTAACTTGCCAATGAtgtattcaattattttttagtgtGAAAGGTTTTATAATACTCTCAATATAGGAATCAAAGTAGATATGAAATTGTTCAAGTAAAGCAATAACGAAAATATAATAAAGCAATAATCGAACAAAAAGTTTATTAGTTCTATAGATGTTCACTCTACTATCAGTCAAACTCAAGTGATTCATCAAATTAAAGAAATGTGTAAGACTATTTGGAAGTTAAATGTTGAATTTATGGAAAAGGATGACAATGAGAAGACATTTGAAGAAAAGATGGAGCAATTGATGAAAAAACATGAACAACAAAGTAAACATGTACACCAATAAGATGAACATTTGAAACTTATTTTACAGCACATTCAAATGAAGAATCTTACGTCAGGCTGGCCTTACAAATCCTACTACTGACGAAGATGACATATTAGACCATATTAGTGatgatagataaaaaaaaaatcattagttAAATGCTTAACTATATTTAAATCTTGCATTTTTGCTTGGAACTATTTTCATTATAGTTTTATGTTGGATcacataatattttatacagGTAATGTTTATACTATTCTTTACTAGATTATGTATTGGAGTTTACTATTATTTAGCATGATTAAATTCTTAACATTTATAAACAGgtcaaaaatattataaatacaacaaacaaattatttggttttaatatttgaaaaaatctCAATGACCATTatagaataaatttataatttagcgatccaaaaaaaaatcttcgattatttaaaaaaatgtataatcaATTGAGCgacagaaaaatatttaaatttaaataaaaacttgaCTCATTAGCATCTCACcattcttttatttatactaTCAAATTAACGATTGAacttaagatattttttatttataaattggtCTCTTATTCTTTAGTGACAAACTAATGATATATAATTTGGTAGCTATTCAACAGAAATTTGATCATTCACTACTTTGTGACTAAATTTTTTACTACCATATGATTCCAATTACTAATTTGGTCACAAAATATATTTGCAACTGATTTAAGTTGTTTAACGAAAAATATATGATTGCTAAAATACGTTTTTATTGTTATGTATATATAAAACAATCAATTATTTGCCATCATAGAGGAAACCAATTTTAACTCAGTCGAAGGTAATTGATTATGATTtcaatataatcaattatatgtttataatcaatgaattattattattatattattattattattatttttggagatttttaataatcattttatcactgtttacaattttttctttttatttattctcattaatataatatatatatatatattattattatttataaaaaattatctataataaataataattattcaaaGTACTGTATAATCATAACATTATAAAAGTAATAACAATTAATAagtaagattttattttataaccgtttggtttatataatttgttttttattttattcttattaatataacttattttattatttatataaaattcattACAGTAAATAGTATTTTTTCTTACTTcataattataacattataaaagttaatataaatatttgttttataattttttaataaaatttattttaatattaccataaaaaaattagttagaaagatattaaaaaaaatagtttgtattaattttttaaacaactTTTATCAAGGTGTCTATGTTTGGcagaataaaaataagaaataagaaaaataaaagggtgtaagattattcattttttaattcaattttcacctatttatttatatttattttcttaaatcgaacccatttttcttttagattatattataattgtattttttttatttaatttttaatatatatgtattatgaTTTGAGTTTCCAAGATTTAAAAACTTTACATCAGATTGTCTCAAATTAgtaaacattttattttgttctaATGCAACTCTAAACTTGACATTTTCACTAagatacaataaataaaaaaatctaaaataatatgtttaaatttaataatttttatatagttACTTTTCacttaattaaatttgtatgagttttgatttaaaaattattattaataaaaaaactgaaatttattaaaaaagagtttttacattaaaatagtgatttttttttataaaaaaactacatATGTGTAAGTCATATTTTATGAATACAACTTATGAAAGTAGTATCTATGGATATAATTTCAAAGTGAAAATGtcctaaaattatatttataagtacaacttttactttaaaatttatCCATGAGATTATTCATTCTCATTAAAAAGTTTTTTATTATCCAAAATCGTAATTTTGGAAAAAACATTagtttagtaaaaaaataaaaaaataataaacactgAGAGGGTAGGGCAGAGCTATTGGAAGCAATAGATGTTGCGTTAGACTGTGATCTACAGAATAGGCGCGGCGCTGAACGTTAAGATGAACATCAACGTTACGTTACTTACACTTACCATTAAATTGGAGTGTGAAGAAGATTTGATAGGGGTTCATAGATAGGGCATGACCCCACCAAAAGCTATTCAATGTTGAACACGCTCTTACTTCACACATTTTGAACCAAGGAATATGAATTAATGTGTGTGTAGCAGCAGCTTCACTTCAAAACTTGGCAGAGAACAAAACCAGCATTCCATTTATGAGTATCTCCACTGTTCTATTTGCTCAGATTTTAAACCCAAATCAATGACATTTCATTCAATTTACACAACACAAGCATGTGCTGGAACAAGCACACCCTagacattaatttttttatgccCACTGTGATCCTTCACTTTTCAGTCGCATTATTCAATTCACCAGACAATCATTCAGAACCCCCAAAAGTTATCAAACATTTTTTGCTTTTTCTTTCTACTTCTCTCTCTCGCTTCCTCCTCCAGAGGATGTGTTATAAGCTTCAGagaaaaccaaaaaataaaactaCACCACCCTCAACTCAATCATAAGTATAACTTTATGTACATTTTAAAGTAGCCTCCCAGAGCACTAATGAAACGATAGTTTATTTTTAGAGTCTCAGTATGTTGAAATAATATCACTCAATCGAGGCATTGGaagtaatatttattttaaaattcaaaattctataacaattttattttattatacaaatcatattttatttttagtcaaTAAAAAACTTACATTCTTAATCATATTCTAGGACTTTCTGTTATATGTGAGTTTCTTCATCGGACttagttaaaattaacattgatggggctgctaggagATATTTTGATTTTGCTACTTGTGGATGTATTTTTCGTAGGAGTATGGAAGAATTTATTGGAActttctctgcgtttcttgaagtttagaCTGTTCTGATTGCTGAGTTTTATGTGGTTATGCATGTTATGAAGGAAGCTTAAAAGATGAGGTTTACTAATGTCTGGATGAAATGTGATTCTattttggtttgtgttgcgtttactgttAGAACAAATGTTCTTTTAATGCTTCggaatcgatgaaatacttgtcttaattactctgaaaaaatcaggtttaggattattcatatttttcatggaggaaatgcatgtgctgataagttgactaatttatgattattcatagagaatcttttatTTGGTACAATAAACTATCATCTAGTAAGTTTTGGTTTAGTCTcccatatttttcttattttctttatttttatttattttttaatagctGAGATGTTGAACAATGATactttaacataaaaaaaaattatttaaaaaaaatttactcaAATATCTTATGAATTTGGTAATGGGGTTAATGAGTAGATTGCATTATATGTAGCAAGCATAATTACTCATTCTGTTGTCAGAGTCAGAGCATATAAGTGACATGTCTGAAGAAGGTTTGCAATAAGGACCACCATAAAACACTTTTCAATGGATGTTTGTTCAATCATAAGGCTTGTCTAATCTGCTAAGAACATTGCAAATTGTTAATCTGCTAAAGCTTCTGAACCAAGAAATGTTATCTTGTGTCATATATATCAGGACCATTCTGAAACCAACAACTGCATAGTTGATACGTTGTTTTCTGTTCAGACTTCAGACATGTGCCTATAATAAATTTACACTCATCTTCGACAAGATAACTAGCCACTTCGAATGTGGTCGTTGAGGTACAAGATTCCTATATATGTATAAAAGTCAAATCTAGGAGGAGGATActcattttcataatttttagcGTTTATTACTACATAacaataaaagttaaatatcttttcagttttttattataatgtaaaattaatttttattttaatataaattttagatatttataataagaaaattattaaaaaaaagtcattgtccatattttttttattacgtaatttttttttaatttaaattatattataatatccattcaatatattaacataaatattttaacattataatgatacttaaaaatttatttatcacataaaaataatttacttaatataagtattcaaaatatttaaaatttaaattaaaaaaattaagttcacgtgaaaaaagatataaaaaaaaatattaagtgaaTGTGTGGTGTAACATTCTTTATTTTAACACTAACAATTTAAATATCaccatttttatttgatttactGTTCAACGATGACACTTTTGCCATCATTTCACTGCATGTAACACAAAATTTCCATTGTCATGTGAAGTacagaaaaaaaagagaagtcCTCTTGTCAGATCCTGTTAAACGTTTTTACTATTTCTGTCACTATCGTCCAAAAATCTAAATTCTCGATTTTGAGTAGTTGATataaagtaaaaatttattttgataattgtatgttaatattttttgtaaatgTTTATATTCTCATCTAATCagtatttttgtttaaatattaatataattttatataaaaaattatgttaatatttttatttgtttatctcGTGTAACGTAATTATTTAGATACAAACATTATTGTAGATaaatttattcttcttttatgTGAAAAATTTAACGTTGCACAACATgacta harbors:
- the LOC137822066 gene encoding protein STICHEL-like 2 isoform X1; the encoded protein is MMMEGRRHSVDIPISKTLVALRRVRSLRDPSTNSMSKLSSLVDNVHWENGSANEISLRFSDAARPRDSDDNAALRSRILGFKGQWEQNDADFVFNSRLKPSGISCQGVQQDGELVYSKRKSESCGSNHGSKELDLARIVLPSNNDFKDGDSCYIATARSSQLGRLDCSKSAKKSLRKNKVKPSELVGSTDDGNASPYPSGYDAFSPYSGSVGINQDMDGLDNNDNGCGISCCWSRSPRFRESNLYGEIEDRPLISQRVDESDLHSHRSMRHNGGGISLNLETPRSLSMKFRPKSFSDLVGQNVVVRSLLGAISRGRITSFYLFYGPRGTGKTSASRIFAAALNCLSFEEQRPCGLCRECIIFFSGRSKDVKEVDSVRINRTDQVKSLVKSSSIPPVSSRFKVFIVDECQLLNGETWASISNSLENLSQHVVFVMITPDLDKLPRTVVSRAQRYHFPKVKDADIVCRLQNICAEESLDFEQEALDFIAAKSCGSVRDAEMMLDQMSLLGKKINISLAYELTGIVSDDELLDLLDLAFSSDTSNTVIRARELMRSRIDPLQLVSQLANLIMDILAGKCENSGSEVRSRFYRKYTSEADLQKLNNALKILSETEKQLRISKNQTTWFTVALLQLSSVDYQSVDANDTKFSLRGACNGGQNLEHFATGLCANKSYRLEVPEDHKGTLDSIWYKATQMCHSSQLKTFLRKKGKLSSLHVDRSTACLAIAELEFHHSHHVSKAEKSWKMIASSLQFILGCNVELRITYTPCASDSKYSKLKRSTFSIFTCSRRNRQQKSASSNEQGSESDCADCTSENPMMKDKTSTSDCGMDAVTALRSCEGNLLSSGERFLNRSFQESMRTSCAEVDSSKEKGCNGAHLDPSILDSDNEHFNCFPKTLWLQKKFRSSYSSKFTFQGIQQQKDFVLSVPKCTCSGTYTYANEPCIFSGTCKNCTKAS
- the LOC137822066 gene encoding protein STICHEL-like 2 isoform X2, which codes for MMMEGRRHSVDIPISKTLVALRRVRSLRDPSTNSMSKLSSLVDNVHWENGSANEISLRFSDAARPRDSDDNAALRSRILGFKGQWEQNDADFVFNSRLKPSGISCQGVQQDGELVYSKRKSESCGSNHGSKELDLARIVLPSNNDFKDGDSCYIATARSSQLGRLDCSKSAKKSLRKNKVKPSELVGSTDDGNASPYPSGYDAFSPYSGSVGINQDMDGLDNNDNGCGISCCWSRSPRFRESNLYGEIEDRPLISQRVDESDLHSHRSMRHNGGGISLNLETPRSLSMKFRPKSFSDLVGQNVVVRSLLGAISRGRITSFYLFYGPRGTGKTSASRIFAAALNCLSFEEQRPCGLCRECIIFFSGRSKDVKEVDSVRINRTDQVKSLVKSSSIPPVSSRFKVFIVDECQLLNGETWASISNSLENLSQHVVFVMITPDLDKLPRTVVSRAQRYHFPKVKDADIVCRLQNICAEESLDFEQEALDFIAAKSCGSVRDAEMMLDQMSLLGKKINISLAYELTGIVSDDELLDLLDLAFSSDTSNTVIRARELMRSRIDPLQLVSQLANLIMDILAGKCENSGSEVRSRFYRKYTSEADLQKLNNALKILSETEKQLRISKNQTTWFTVALLQLSSVDYQSVDANDTKFSLRGQNLEHFATGLCANKSYRLEVPEDHKGTLDSIWYKATQMCHSSQLKTFLRKKGKLSSLHVDRSTACLAIAELEFHHSHHVSKAEKSWKMIASSLQFILGCNVELRITYTPCASDSKYSKLKRSTFSIFTCSRRNRQQKSASSNEQGSESDCADCTSENPMMKDKTSTSDCGMDAVTALRSCEGNLLSSGERFLNRSFQESMRTSCAEVDSSKEKGCNGAHLDPSILDSDNEHFNCFPKTLWLQKKFRSSYSSKFTFQGIQQQKDFVLSVPKCTCSGTYTYANEPCIFSGTCKNCTKAS